Proteins co-encoded in one Bacteroidota bacterium genomic window:
- a CDS encoding type II and III secretion system protein, with translation MISVQEVLAQRPPAGSGIRTYVPPDQVVSFRADTRMDQFIEFMNPIFQRVTQKQVIDPEARTEPIGIAITSSHFFDALEVVLNTKGLTYRENDRYYIIENAPAIPLVMDANQASGRDPGAGVIAVPATSATREVQINAILFDADLTKSLELGVDWSVWFGPQAGGGGAGGAGGAGGGAGGGAAGGAGQIPQIALNTKEFFSQFEDFIVGPDQISLNALTQLLRVFETEGLGRTIANPSVTVQSGQVGNIQIGSDVPVQQRDFAGNTVTQFFQTGIIIDVTPTVIREQLADTLGGQVLEFIHLDVNVENSSGRPTAAGVVIDRNRADTQVLLLDGEQTIIGGLYSTEKSVSRRGIPILKDLPPWFFGLRYLFGYNRHDEIQRELLIILQARMLDPLTVRNNRPFDDQVLERRRRQIEEDIRRMDAESAREIKYPHQN, from the coding sequence TTGATCTCTGTTCAAGAAGTACTTGCCCAGCGCCCCCCGGCAGGATCAGGAATCCGTACCTATGTCCCACCTGACCAGGTGGTTTCTTTCAGGGCTGACACCCGCATGGACCAGTTTATTGAGTTCATGAACCCCATTTTTCAGCGGGTTACACAGAAGCAGGTTATCGATCCTGAAGCACGAACAGAACCCATTGGTATCGCGATAACAAGCTCTCACTTTTTCGATGCGCTTGAAGTAGTCCTCAACACAAAAGGACTCACCTATCGCGAGAATGATCGCTACTACATTATTGAAAATGCACCGGCCATTCCGCTGGTCATGGATGCCAACCAGGCTTCTGGTCGCGATCCGGGAGCCGGCGTTATTGCAGTGCCTGCTACATCGGCAACACGCGAAGTTCAGATCAACGCTATTCTGTTTGATGCAGACCTCACAAAGTCACTTGAGCTTGGTGTTGACTGGAGCGTTTGGTTTGGGCCACAGGCTGGCGGCGGCGGTGCCGGCGGTGCAGGAGGCGCAGGTGGCGGCGCTGGCGGCGGCGCGGCGGGTGGAGCCGGACAGATTCCACAGATTGCGCTGAATACCAAAGAGTTTTTTAGCCAGTTTGAAGACTTCATTGTCGGGCCAGACCAGATTTCACTGAATGCACTCACGCAGTTGCTCCGTGTCTTTGAAACAGAAGGCCTCGGTCGTACTATTGCCAACCCTTCTGTAACCGTACAGAGCGGACAGGTTGGTAACATTCAGATTGGTTCTGATGTACCGGTTCAGCAACGTGACTTTGCCGGTAATACGGTAACCCAGTTTTTCCAGACGGGTATTATCATCGACGTAACGCCAACCGTAATCCGCGAGCAACTTGCTGATACCTTAGGGGGGCAAGTGCTAGAATTTATTCATCTGGATGTCAACGTGGAAAACTCTTCGGGCCGACCAACAGCAGCCGGCGTTGTCATTGACCGTAACCGGGCAGATACCCAGGTGCTTCTGCTTGACGGTGAGCAGACAATCATCGGTGGGCTCTACTCTACTGAAAAAAGCGTCTCGCGCCGTGGTATTCCTATCCTTAAAGATTTACCGCCCTGGTTCTTTGGGCTGCGTTACCTGTTTGGCTATAACCGCCATGATGAAATTCAGCGTGAATTGCTGATTATTCTCCAGGCACGCATGCTTGATCCGCTTACGGTCCGCAACAACCGTCCGTTTGATGACCAGGTGCTTGAGCGGAGAAGACGACAGATCGAAGAAGACATTCGCCGAATGGATGCTGAATCTGCGCGTGAAATTAAATATCCGCATCAGAATTAA
- the gatC gene encoding Asp-tRNA(Asn)/Glu-tRNA(Gln) amidotransferase subunit GatC, with product MSVSVEDVKYIAALARLSFSEDEQARLAGEMNAILSYMAKLDELNTDDIPPMTHVLDVNNVFRAEDVEQRISHDEALKNAPDADSDYFRVPKVIS from the coding sequence ATGTCAGTATCTGTTGAAGATGTGAAATACATAGCCGCCTTAGCCCGGCTGTCTTTTTCTGAAGATGAGCAGGCTCGGCTGGCCGGAGAGATGAATGCAATTTTGTCTTACATGGCAAAGCTTGATGAGCTGAATACGGATGATATCCCCCCTATGACACACGTGCTTGATGTCAACAATGTATTTCGGGCTGAAGATGTGGAACAGCGCATATCGCATGATGAAGCATTGAAGAATGCACCTGACGCGGATAGTGACTATTTTCGGGTTCCCAAAGTTATTTCCTGA